In the genome of Candidatus Bathyarchaeota archaeon, one region contains:
- a CDS encoding CBS domain-containing protein — protein sequence MVNFFAKDIMIRDVYVIEVGNKIALARLKMMRHGIGGLPVVDKNGKVVGMITLRDIDLAGTDVSNLPVEDLMTTNLVKGKVDTTTKEIVELMIKTGIQRIPIVDEKGKLLGLITQTSIIKSAIAHNLLK from the coding sequence ATGGTCAATTTCTTTGCCAAAGACATTATGATTAGAGATGTCTATGTAATAGAAGTTGGAAACAAAATAGCACTTGCTCGTCTAAAGATGATGAGACATGGAATCGGTGGACTCCCAGTTGTGGATAAAAACGGTAAAGTTGTTGGGATGATTACTTTAAGAGATATAGATTTGGCTGGTACAGATGTATCAAACCTACCAGTCGAAGATCTGATGACAACGAATTTAGTAAAAGGCAAAGTTGATACAACAACCAAAGAGATAGTTGAATTAATGATAAAAACAGGAATACAAAGGATACCCATTGTTGATGAAAAAGGAAAATTATTGGGCCTGATAACCCAGACCAGCATCATTAAATCCGCAATAGCCCATAATTTGTTAAAGTGA
- a CDS encoding universal stress protein encodes MFKKILVPVDGSEGAEKAIQFACDIVKKFRSKLILLCVVPQPILFGVEAGIVDFRPLENAGKDILTASKKIAKEKGFVPDTRLEVGQAADKIVQIAKAENFDLIVIGSRGMSTVKSFLLGSVSNKVSHHASCPVLIVR; translated from the coding sequence ATGTTCAAAAAAATTTTAGTGCCAGTAGATGGATCCGAGGGCGCTGAAAAAGCAATTCAATTTGCTTGTGATATTGTAAAGAAATTCCGATCGAAATTAATTCTTTTATGTGTAGTACCTCAGCCGATATTATTTGGTGTAGAAGCTGGTATAGTCGATTTTAGACCATTAGAAAATGCTGGAAAAGATATTCTCACTGCTTCAAAGAAGATAGCCAAAGAAAAAGGATTTGTCCCAGATACAAGGCTTGAGGTTGGACAAGCAGCTGATAAAATCGTTCAAATTGCTAAGGCTGAGAATTTTGATTTAATCGTTATTGGAAGCAGAGGGATGAGTACGGTGAAAAGCTTCTTACTAGGCAGTGTAAGTAATAAAGTCAGCCACCACGCGTCTTGCCCAGTGCTTATTGTAAGATAA
- a CDS encoding UPF0147 family protein has product MSRSKKKEEFEKRMEQASEVLLDVSQDTTTPRNIRRAAKEAMDVLQVSDHSLAVRASNAISTLDEISQDPNMPPYTRVKLWNVASLLEAIKD; this is encoded by the coding sequence ATGTCGCGCTCCAAAAAAAAGGAAGAATTTGAAAAAAGAATGGAACAGGCTTCGGAGGTTCTGTTGGATGTATCCCAAGATACAACTACGCCAAGAAATATTCGAAGAGCTGCTAAGGAAGCGATGGATGTTCTGCAAGTATCGGATCATAGCCTAGCAGTAAGAGCTTCAAATGCGATTAGTACTTTGGACGAAATTTCCCAGGATCCAAATATGCCTCCCTACACACGAGTAAAACTCTGGAATGTAGCAAGTCTATTAGAAGCCATTAAGGATTAA
- a CDS encoding DUF364 domain-containing protein, which yields MRIVEEALELTCKKVNDISKINAEKVCIGLGYTGVKLSTGHAGLCHTQQSELSPQCCQVNDEAGTFAGSSVLELASLVKSWDFIKNNIGIATLNALFQVIAERNSSDYPLSEENIVDFIEIKADDTVVMIGKIGPFIQPMKEKTDRFFIIERNPLHRDEGTLPDTACEEYLPEADVLLITGSTIANGSIDYILNSSKNAREIIMVGPTCGLIPDPFFNKGVTTIGGVKITDADKALQIIAEGGGTKALKPAMKFTTIKPKK from the coding sequence TTGAGAATTGTAGAAGAGGCTCTTGAACTAACCTGTAAAAAAGTTAATGACATATCAAAAATAAATGCTGAGAAAGTTTGTATTGGTCTTGGGTACACAGGTGTTAAGTTATCTACAGGTCATGCTGGTCTTTGTCACACTCAACAGAGCGAACTATCTCCCCAATGCTGTCAAGTAAATGATGAAGCAGGAACTTTTGCTGGCAGTTCAGTCTTAGAATTAGCATCTTTGGTAAAGTCTTGGGACTTTATAAAAAATAATATTGGAATAGCAACTTTGAACGCTCTTTTTCAAGTGATTGCTGAAAGGAATTCTTCTGATTATCCACTATCTGAGGAAAATATAGTAGATTTTATTGAGATAAAAGCAGATGATACTGTTGTCATGATCGGGAAAATAGGCCCATTCATACAGCCAATGAAGGAGAAGACCGATAGGTTTTTCATAATTGAAAGGAACCCCCTTCATAGGGATGAAGGCACTCTACCGGATACTGCTTGTGAAGAATATTTACCTGAAGCCGATGTCCTTTTAATCACAGGATCAACAATTGCAAATGGCAGCATAGATTACATTCTTAATTCTTCAAAGAATGCTAGAGAAATAATAATGGTGGGTCCTACTTGTGGTCTGATCCCTGATCCCTTTTTCAATAAAGGGGTAACTACTATAGGAGGAGTTAAAATCACAGATGCCGACAAAGCCCTTCAAATTATAGCCGAGGGTGGAGGTACTAAAGCACTTAAACCTGCTATGAAGTTCACAACAATTAAACCGAAGAAATGA
- a CDS encoding desulfoferrodoxin family protein, whose product MTDKCEEDLFCGINSSSAPNPEEMNDLEKKHTPVIELSGSPKEGETFEVSVEVGKYLKHPNEHAHFIQWIELYSGDTFVGRVDFSSERSEPKAIFTIKLDHMHPLRALGHCNMHGTWESKKEA is encoded by the coding sequence ATGACAGATAAATGTGAAGAAGATCTATTTTGTGGAATAAACAGCTCCAGTGCTCCAAATCCTGAAGAAATGAATGATTTGGAAAAGAAACACACTCCTGTTATTGAATTATCAGGATCTCCTAAAGAAGGAGAAACTTTTGAAGTCTCAGTTGAAGTTGGAAAATATTTGAAACACCCAAATGAACATGCTCATTTTATTCAATGGATTGAGCTATACAGTGGAGATACATTCGTTGGGAGAGTAGATTTCTCCTCAGAACGTAGCGAACCCAAAGCTATTTTTACTATAAAGTTGGACCATATGCATCCATTAAGAGCCTTAGGCCATTGTAATATGCATGGTACTTGGGAATCGAAAAAAGAGGCATGA
- a CDS encoding DUF2769 domain-containing protein, giving the protein MSESFEDKMKAMKDLSDEEMAKRIEEVKAICASFCGECPSYTGTGETELGFCITGKSKVITEEKGCLCTSCPITSQMSLRWKYFCTLGSAEELSEAEK; this is encoded by the coding sequence ATGTCAGAATCTTTTGAAGATAAAATGAAAGCTATGAAGGACCTCTCTGATGAAGAGATGGCAAAAAGAATAGAGGAAGTAAAAGCAATTTGCGCATCCTTCTGTGGTGAATGCCCTTCTTATACAGGAACAGGAGAAACTGAATTAGGCTTCTGCATAACAGGCAAGAGCAAGGTCATTACTGAAGAGAAAGGATGTTTGTGCACAAGCTGTCCAATAACTTCACAAATGTCTTTGAGATGGAAATATTTCTGTACACTTGGCAGTGCAGAAGAATTATCTGAAGCTGAAAAAT